GATTCCGTGGTTTCCCTGGCAGTATATTCCTTTTGCCAATATATTTATTCTATTTCCACGTACATCAAAAATCGATATTTCAATGAATGCTTGTACCGGCAAATAGAAAGATACGGCAGTCTCTGAGTTAAAAGGATTCGGGAAATTCTGATATAAAATATATTGCTGAGGAATTCCCGCATTGTTTTGATCAACCGATGCATCTGCATAAACATTTATAAGCCCTTCTGTAGAGGTTGAATCTTCTCCGCCAGGCCCTATAACTCTCAATTTGACACTGTAGATACCTGCTTCAGTGTAAGTATGCACCGGATTTTGTTCTGTACTGACTCCGCTGTCACCGTATTTCCAATTCCATGATGTGACAGGGCCCTTTGATTTATCAATAAAATGTACTGTAAAAGGTTTTTCGCCATTAGTTGTATCACATGTAAAAGATGCCTGCGGGGCCGGATCAAAAACATTAATGTAGTTTCTCTTAATTAAACTGTCAATCCCGCTCGGCCCCATTACAATTAGTGCAATAGAATAAACGCCTGATTTGTTGTAGGTGTATACAGGATTTTGTTCGGAAGAATAACTTCCGTTGCCAAATCTCCACTGCCAATTTGTTATATCGCCGATTGAAAGGTCCTTAAAATGTACACAGAACGGCCATATACCCTGTACAGTATCAGCGCTAAAATCCGCATAAGGAAGGGAAGGAAGAACAGTAATGTAATTTTCTTTTGTTTTTGATTTCCCCTCTCCTGAACGCCATGCGGTTAATCTTACAGTGTAATAGCCGATACTTTCATAATTGTGAGAAGGAGAAGTATCTGAGCTCATCTTTCCATCTCCAAAATCCCATGTAACAGAATCTGCAACTCCTGTAGTCTTGTTTTGAAATATTACAGTAAATGGTATGATGCCAATTGTAGTGTCAGCTACAAAATCCGGTTTCGGTAGAGGATGTGTAACAACAATGATAGAATCTTTCTTTTCAGTATCACTCCCTCCAGGCCCGTCAATTTTTAAGGAAACCGAATAAACACCAATGGAACTGTATGTATGTACAGGACTTTTTTCACTGGAAAACGAATCATCTCCAAAACTCCAATTATAACCTGTAATAATCCCATCGCTCTTATCGGTAAATGTAACTGTAAAAGGTGCTGCCCCCTTATCAGGATAAAATGTAAAATCTGCAACAGGTGGTTTCTCTGCTACACTAATATATGCATCCCGTGTCTTTTTAGTTGAACCACCAGGCCCATTGACAGTTAAAGAGACTGAATACAACCCGCTTGATTGATATATGTGTGTCGGATT
Above is a window of bacterium DNA encoding:
- a CDS encoding PKD domain-containing protein, whose amino-acid sequence is VSSESGSSTAERQSFITVITPPPAADFTADPVSGLKPLEVFFADKSTGDVTSYNWAFGDGTSSKEQNPTHIYQSSGLYSVSLTVNGPGGSTKKTRDAYISVAEKPPVADFTFYPDKGAAPFTVTFTDKSDGIITGYNWSFGDDSFSSEKSPVHTYSSIGVYSVSLKIDGPGGSDTEKKDSIIVVTHPLPKPDFVADTTIGIIPFTVIFQNKTTGVADSVTWDFGDGKMSSDTSPSHNYESIGYYTVRLTAWRSGEGKSKTKENYITVLPSLPYADFSADTVQGIWPFCVHFKDLSIGDITNWQWRFGNGSYSSEQNPVYTYNKSGVYSIALIVMGPSGIDSLIKRNYINVFDPAPQASFTCDTTNGEKPFTVHFIDKSKGPVTSWNWKYGDSGVSTEQNPVHTYTEAGIYSVKLRVIGPGGEDSTSTEGLINVYADASVDQNNAGIPQQYILYQNFPNPFNSETAVSFYLPVQAFIEISIFDVRGNRINILAKGIYCQGNHGITWNGIGDSGFEVPTGIYIIQMKTRTGILRQKAAYIK